In Camelina sativa cultivar DH55 chromosome 17, Cs, whole genome shotgun sequence, the genomic stretch NNNNNNNNNNNNNNNNNNNNNNNNNNNNNNNNNNNNNNNNNNNNNNNNNNNNNNNNNNNNNNNNNNNNNNNNNNNNNNNNNNNNNNNNNNNNNNNNNNNNNNNNNNNNNNNNNNNNNNNNNNNNNNNNNNNNNNNNNNNNNNNNNNNNNNNNNNNNNNNNNNNNNNNNNNNNNNNNNNNNNNNNNNNNNNNNNNNNNNNNNNNNNNNNNNNNNNNNNNNNNNNNNNNNNNNNNNNNNNNNNNNNNNNNNNNNNNNNNNNNNNNNNNNNNNNNNNNNNNNNNNNNNNNNNNNNNNNNNNNNNNNNNNNNNNNNNNNNNNNNNNNNNNNNNNNNNNNNNNNNNNNNNNNNNNNNNNNNNNNNNNNNNNNNNNNNNNNNNNNNNNNNNNNNNNNNNNNNNNNNNNNNNNNNNNNNNNNNNNNNNNNNNNNNNNNNNNNNNNNNNNNNNNNNNNNNNNNNNNNNNNNNNNNNNNNNNNNNNNNNNNNNNNNNNNNNNNNNNNNNNNNNNNNNNNNNNNNNNNNNNNNNNNNNNNNNNNNNNNNNNNNNNNNNNNNNNNNNNNNNNNNNNNNNNNNNNNNNNNNNNNNNNNNNNNNNNNNNNNNNNNNNNNNNNNNNNNNNNNNNNNNNNNNNNNNNNNNNNNNNNNNNNNNNNNNNNNNNNNNNNNNNNNNNNNNNNNNNNNNNNNNNNNNNNNNNNNNNNNNNNNNNNNNNNNNNNNNNNNNNNNNNNNNNNNNNNNNNNNNNNNNNNNNNNNNNNNNNNNNNNNNNNNNNNNNNNNNNNNNNNNNNNNNNNNNNNNNNNNNNNNNNNNNNNNNNNNNNNNNNNNNNNNNNNNNNNNNNNNNNNNNNNNNNNNNNNNNNNNNNNNNNNNNNNNNNNNNNNNNNNNNNNNNNNNNNNNNNNNNNNNNNNNNNNNNNNNNNNNNNNNNNNNNNNNNNNNNNNNNNNNNNNNNNNNNNNNNNNNNNNNNNNNNNNNNNNNNNNNNNNNNNNNNNNNNNNNNNNNNNNNNNNNNNNNNNNNNNNNNNNNNNNNNNNNNNNNNNNNNNNNNNNNNNNNNNNNNNNNNNNNNNNNNNNNNNNNNNNNNNNNNNNNNNNNNNNNNNNNNNNNNNNNNNNNNNNNNNNNNNNNNNNNNNNNNNNNNNNNNNNNNNNNNNNNNNNNNTGGATTTTAAGAAAGAACCTGAGAGTCAAGAGGACTAGCTTCACGAGATACAATCCCTTGAAGGCTAATGACGGCGGAAGAAGCTGCAAGAATAAGATTAGCGGCGCCACCACTATCTTCCGCAGTGATAACCGCCCGGAAAATTCCACATCCAGCGAGCAAAGGACCACTTCTAGATCCAATCACACCCGTTGGATGGATGTGAGACACATGGACCGCGAAGATAGCCTCTACGTCCTCCAAGGCTCCGTCTTCTATCATATTCTTTGCACCATTTCCAGCTTCTTCGGCCGGCTGGAATAACAAAACAACTGTTCCCTGTAAAAAGTACACAAATGTATTAATGTACGTTCTTACCGGAAACGGGAAAGGGACTAATCTATCTGGCTTTGATCTATGGTCCAATGAAACTATGGACCTAATGACTACAACTCCTCTTGcccatataaaatattttaagatatgGATGTTATCCCTTATCTTTAAATGCATATCATTAGTTCACATCACTTGTCACTATAGCACAGCAAACAGTGACAAGAAATAAAGTTTAGAAATCATCAACAGTATTCGAAAAGACACATTCACTGTATAGGCAATCAAATAatgtaagaataaaaaaaaaggcaaagagTTTAATGAAGTACCTTGAGAAGATGTTCACGAGACTTAAGAATATGGGCAGCACCAAGAAGCATAGTCACATGTGCGTCATGACCACATGCATGCATTTTGCCTGCAACTTTGCTTTTGTGTTCCCATTCCACTGCTTCCTATTTTGCATGACCACAACCCAATATTAtgacaatatataaaaataaaatcctatGAAATCTCTATACGTTAGCTATAACCATATCACCTCAACCACACAATCTATCATTATCATCATATCTGGTACATCATCATGTGTGACACAGCCTCTGTGTCAGCGAGTAACTACTACCGATATAAGTACAATAATATTTCCTAAAATGGAATATTTCACATGGTCACATGGACCAACTAATATAATGCACTAGTTTAAACGTACTGTAATGCCAAGATAATTGATAACACAAAAAATAGTACACTGATCAACTCACACAATTTGCATAATTTCTGAATTCTTTTGACTTTCCTTtcgaaaaatattttttaaatctgaAGTCTTAACAAAGGTTAAACATATCCAAAAGTCTTACTGtttcataaaacataaatagGGCACGTGAAAATCATGTAGCGTTTTGCTACAAATTTTAATGTTCACATGGACCTTAGTCCCACATTTTATACTGTACAATTTTGGCGGCCCAAATAATATGAGCCACACATGTCTATAATAGTTTGTTTGTATCAATTAAGCTATGTATATACGTAGATAACTATGTACTCATATCTAAATACATCCtaacaagaaaaaagtaatTACTTCAAATTaagaaacactttttttttttgttccggtttagtttaCCTGAATTGGTAGTGCGTCCATATCAGCCCGAACCGCCACAAAAGGCGGTCCACCGGATCCGATCCAAGCCCGAATACCCGTTTTAGCTAACGGGTATCTATACATGATACCCATACGATCCAGCTCGGACCTCACGAGCCTACTTGTCTCGACCTCCTCAAAGGCAAGCTCCGGGTTCTCATGGATCGTCCTCCTAACGCGTTTGAGCCACGCCACGTTATCAGGCTCATAGGTCAGCCTAAGAATCTCATCTGAACAGGCTTTGCTCCAAACCAAGCACTCATCTGACCCGACCGGAGCCGGTTGACCCGATGATTGGTTCTTGGTCGGTGTCGGCCGTAGCAACATACCAAAAGGGTTGTTGTGGTTATTGGGATATTTCACTTCAAGAAAGGGTAAGTTGGTCGCTATGGTAAGGGAGACAAAGATTATGGTTAAAGAGACAGAGAGGAGATTAAGTTTCCGGAGGTTGTCCATAACTTTCTGagattcttgttcttgtttgagacagagagagagagagataaagttTTGTTTCGGTTTTAAAAGGAACTtgagtgaagagagagagaagagagaaagaattgGGCATGTGGGCATAAAAGGggtaaagagagagatatagagagagagagtgaattAGTCACGTGGGTTAATTGAGCGTCGAATCGTAACGGCTGGAGTGGACAACACCACTTTCCACGGAGACTTGTTCACTCTTGACACGTCTCTTTAGATTTCATTTcatccattctttttttttttccacggccggtgattttgtttttttcgacgtctcttttttttctctgccggtgaaaagtttttttaaaaaacgtttTGTATAGAAGTGAATAAAAGACAGAAGTAACTCAAATCCAACTGAAATTTTACTATATACtgaaagataataaaaaattagcATCTCCAACAATAGCTTTTATTTTAAAGGAAAtatacctttaaaaaaaaaggtttgaggGTTACTTACTCCAATGACACAtctacaaatttatttatttttttggtcaaaaaaaaagttttatttctattttttttatatttacattaCAATTAACAATATTAGCAATAAttagttataataattaaaactttcatattttattatataaagtttagttttgaaagttagtcattaacaggattttgacacgtgtcaagttattaatctgagattttgacacgtataaaagttaatatttaattagataaatttgagataatgacaaaaaaataaaaaatatttaaacaatattaataatgtaaaaaataattattaaaaaattacaaaaattaaacagtttcttaaaaactaattataaggagattatatattttataaaattcaaaattataacattattacttatttttaattttaagttattaattcaaaaaaatagaaaaagaattaagacaaatgtacagttaattattaattctaaaaaatgtaaatactcactt encodes the following:
- the LOC104757950 gene encoding IAA-amino acid hydrolase ILR1-like 6, producing the protein MPTCPILSLFSLSSLKFLLKPKQNFISLSLCLKQEQESQKVMDNLRKLNLLSVSLTIIFVSLTIATNLPFLEVKYPNNHNNPFGMLLRPTPTKNQSSGQPAPVGSDECLVWSKACSDEILRLTYEPDNVAWLKRVRRTIHENPELAFEEVETSRLVRSELDRMGIMYRYPLAKTGIRAWIGSGGPPFVAVRADMDALPIQEAVEWEHKSKVAGKMHACGHDAHVTMLLGAAHILKSREHLLKGTVVLLFQPAEEAGNGAKNMIEDGALEDVEAIFAVHVSHIHPTGVIGSRSGPLLAGCGIFRAVITAEDSGGAANLILAASSAVISLQGIVSREASPLDSQVVSVTSFDGGHSLDVLPDTVVLGGTYRAFSNSSFYYLMKRIQEVLVDQVGVFGCTATVNFFEKQNAIYPPTTNNDATYNHLKKVTVDLLGDSHFTLAPQMMGAEDFAFYSEIIPAAFYFIGIRNEELGSVHIGHSPHFMIDEDSLPVGAAVHAAVAERYLNAKHL